In one window of Comamonas testosteroni DNA:
- the lpxC gene encoding UDP-3-O-acyl-N-acetylglucosamine deacetylase, with protein sequence MLQQRTIKTISRAVGVGLHSGQRVELTLRPAQPDTGIVFRRVDLPEPVDIPISAEAVTDTRMASTIGSGGAKVHTVEHLMSAIAGLGIDNLYVDITAEEVPILDGSSSSFVFLLQSAGIELQKAPKRFIRIKSPIEVREGEGQNLKWARFDPYHGFKLRFEIDFAHPAVDSTGQCVEFDMGLDNYTRDIARARTFGFTKDVEMLRNNGLALGGGLDNTIVMDDYKVLNSDGLRYDDEFAKHKILDAIGDLYLIGKPILGAYSAFRSGHGLNNKLLRAMIAQPETWEMATFESERQAPQGFAMPAQAW encoded by the coding sequence ATGCTTCAGCAACGTACCATCAAGACCATTTCCCGTGCCGTAGGCGTGGGCCTGCACAGCGGCCAGCGTGTCGAGTTGACGCTGCGCCCTGCCCAGCCTGATACCGGCATCGTGTTTCGTCGCGTGGACTTGCCCGAGCCTGTGGATATCCCCATTTCCGCCGAGGCAGTGACCGATACGCGCATGGCCTCGACCATCGGCAGCGGCGGTGCCAAGGTGCATACGGTAGAGCACCTGATGTCGGCCATCGCAGGTCTGGGAATCGACAACCTCTATGTGGACATCACTGCCGAAGAAGTGCCGATTCTCGATGGTTCCTCGTCCTCATTCGTGTTTCTGCTGCAAAGCGCCGGAATCGAGCTGCAGAAGGCGCCCAAGCGTTTCATCCGCATCAAGAGCCCGATCGAAGTGCGTGAAGGTGAAGGCCAGAACCTCAAGTGGGCGCGCTTCGATCCCTACCATGGCTTCAAGCTGCGCTTCGAGATCGACTTCGCTCACCCCGCAGTGGACTCCACGGGGCAGTGCGTGGAGTTCGACATGGGTCTGGACAACTACACCCGCGATATCGCCCGCGCGCGCACCTTCGGCTTCACCAAGGATGTGGAAATGCTGCGCAACAACGGCTTGGCACTGGGCGGCGGGCTGGACAACACCATCGTCATGGACGACTACAAGGTCCTGAACAGCGACGGCCTGCGCTATGACGACGAGTTTGCCAAGCACAAGATCCTTGATGCGATTGGTGACCTGTATCTGATCGGCAAGCCCATTCTCGGTGCCTACAGCGCCTTTCGCTCGGGTCACGGCCTCAACAACAAGCTGCTGCGCGCCATGATCGCTCAGCCGGAGACCTGGGAGATGGCGACCTTTGAGAGCGAGCGGCAGGCTCCCCAGGGCTTTGCCATGCCCGCCCAGGCCTGGTGA
- a CDS encoding RcnB family protein yields MSRLTTRILSVSIAACLGLGSLAAQAQPGPPPGRGNGHGAHDMRHDGRHDDRGRHEQRYDRRDDRRADRHDNGRRGGGPDHNWYKGSRVPPQYRSHHYVVNDWRGHHLSAPPRGYHWIQNGGDYLLVAIATGVIASMVLGNY; encoded by the coding sequence ATGTCCCGTTTGACTACCCGCATTCTTTCTGTCTCCATTGCCGCCTGCCTGGGGCTGGGCAGTCTGGCCGCCCAGGCGCAGCCCGGCCCGCCGCCCGGTCGCGGCAATGGACATGGTGCGCACGACATGCGCCATGACGGTCGCCATGATGATCGTGGCCGGCATGAGCAGCGCTATGACAGGCGCGACGACCGACGTGCCGATCGTCACGACAATGGTCGCCGTGGCGGTGGTCCCGACCATAACTGGTACAAGGGCAGTCGCGTGCCGCCGCAATACCGCAGCCATCACTATGTGGTGAATGACTGGCGCGGCCATCATCTGTCGGCACCGCCACGCGGCTATCACTGGATTCAGAACGGCGGCGACTATCTGCTGGTTGCCATTGCCACAGGCGTGATCGCCTCCATGGTGCTGGGCAATTACTAA
- the ruvC gene encoding crossover junction endodeoxyribonuclease RuvC → MRILGIDPGLQTTGFGVIDMEGQRLSYVASGTIRTNKMELGDLPGRLKVLFDGISEVAARYQPEVASVEIVFVNVNPQSTLLLGQARGAALTALVNANLAVSEYTALQMKKAVVGHGRAAKSQIQEMVKRLLQLPGLPGTDAADALGLAITHAHAAAAMGLMAKSTDLRRKQHAMYRGGRVY, encoded by the coding sequence ATGCGAATTCTAGGAATCGACCCCGGCCTGCAGACCACGGGCTTTGGCGTCATCGACATGGAAGGCCAGCGCCTGTCCTATGTGGCCAGCGGCACCATACGCACCAACAAGATGGAGCTCGGCGACCTGCCGGGTCGCCTCAAGGTGCTGTTTGACGGCATCTCCGAGGTTGCTGCCCGCTACCAGCCTGAGGTAGCCTCCGTGGAAATCGTTTTCGTCAACGTCAACCCGCAGTCCACGCTGCTGCTGGGCCAGGCACGCGGCGCGGCGCTGACGGCGCTGGTCAACGCCAATCTCGCGGTTTCCGAATACACCGCCCTGCAGATGAAAAAAGCCGTGGTCGGTCATGGTCGCGCAGCCAAGAGCCAGATTCAGGAAATGGTCAAACGGCTGCTGCAACTGCCCGGCCTGCCTGGTACCGATGCTGCCGATGCGCTGGGACTGGCCATCACCCATGCCCATGCGGCTGCCGCCATGGGGCTGATGGCCAAGTCCACCGATCTGCGCCGCAAGCAACATGCCATGTACCGGGGCGGACGGGTCTATTGA
- a CDS encoding coproporphyrinogen-III oxidase family protein, which produces MLKYLDYLEKEARLMEHHLRYDRISSVYVGGGTPNLLRCEDYIRLNNIIKRIFGEPSKNIEQTLEGIPQLFNRDKVQAIKEAGFNRVSMGVQQMSDKLIRYSGRKQAHEQVISALEEFNAACLSVNVDLIYGWPEQTMQDLIQDLLDVCDLGVRHITLYQLNIAGRSDFSRQQRKYLPSFEDTYEMYQAACNYLRLRGFRQETLYDWGKIEVENEVFSHENAGGYYYEQQLREFINKNSDGVTGGVSNMVGIGCAAISGCMTWPYKGGPNWTQMNKRSLEEYFRCIDMGALPVEKKFEHTLEDIRLVYIFQQLQAMKLDVHSYAQAFGSDVVEDYEPIWEELDARQWIEKSADAIHIVGVGQFLIPMIQALFSHARLQAMRASRSSMHTEGKSVIRITEG; this is translated from the coding sequence ATGCTGAAGTACTTGGATTATTTGGAGAAAGAAGCCAGGCTGATGGAGCATCATCTTCGTTACGACAGAATTTCATCTGTTTATGTAGGAGGGGGAACTCCAAATTTGCTGCGCTGCGAGGACTATATTCGTTTGAATAATATCATTAAACGGATTTTCGGTGAACCGTCTAAAAATATAGAGCAAACGCTTGAAGGTATACCTCAACTCTTCAATCGCGACAAGGTACAAGCCATAAAAGAGGCCGGATTCAATAGAGTCAGTATGGGTGTGCAGCAGATGAGCGACAAGCTAATTCGCTACAGTGGCCGAAAGCAGGCCCATGAGCAGGTGATTAGTGCCTTGGAAGAGTTCAATGCAGCTTGTCTTTCTGTCAACGTCGATCTTATTTATGGTTGGCCTGAACAGACGATGCAAGACTTGATCCAAGATCTTCTTGATGTGTGTGATCTCGGTGTTCGTCATATCACACTTTATCAGCTAAATATTGCGGGTCGCAGTGATTTCAGCCGACAGCAGAGAAAATATCTTCCATCTTTCGAGGATACTTACGAGATGTACCAAGCTGCTTGCAATTATCTCAGGTTGCGTGGATTTCGTCAGGAAACACTTTACGATTGGGGAAAAATAGAGGTTGAAAATGAGGTGTTCTCACATGAAAATGCGGGTGGCTATTATTATGAACAGCAGCTCCGAGAATTCATTAATAAAAACTCAGATGGTGTGACGGGGGGTGTCTCCAATATGGTTGGAATAGGCTGTGCGGCCATCAGTGGCTGCATGACATGGCCATATAAGGGTGGGCCCAACTGGACTCAGATGAACAAACGCTCGCTGGAAGAATATTTCAGGTGCATTGATATGGGAGCTCTCCCTGTTGAAAAGAAGTTTGAGCATACGCTGGAGGATATTCGTCTGGTTTATATATTCCAGCAGTTGCAGGCGATGAAGCTGGATGTGCATAGTTATGCGCAAGCATTCGGTTCTGACGTAGTGGAAGACTACGAGCCAATCTGGGAGGAGTTGGATGCCCGGCAATGGATAGAGAAATCCGCTGATGCCATCCACATAGTAGGTGTGGGGCAGTTTTTGATCCCTATGATTCAGGCACTGTTCTCTCATGCTCGCTTGCAAGCAATGCGGGCGAGCCGTTCTTCGATGCACACTGAAGGCAAGAGCGTTATCCGGATCACGGAGGGTTGA
- a CDS encoding alpha/beta fold hydrolase, translated as MRRVDVTTGDGHSIVLTRIGPARGAVVVVTHGTFSSASSCQRLGRFLAAQGFGVWLFDWRGHGLNQSVSHDYDLETVAEQDVDSALQEILRQEQGRSMVFIGHSGGGIAAAIWAARQPERAQAHLAGLVLLAAQTTHAAAIFSARIAIHGYRAWIGRRQWLTASSMVGPERESARLMRQWCHWNLRRSFVGKDGMDYLSSLAQVRIPVLALAGSADRVIAPWRGCEALARAFGGPDVEFLLCSKAAGFAEDYSHSRLLMSGNAQSDVFPWIAQWIRLRSALAQ; from the coding sequence ATGCGAAGAGTCGATGTAACGACCGGGGATGGGCATTCCATCGTGCTGACACGCATCGGCCCCGCGCGGGGGGCGGTGGTGGTCGTGACGCACGGCACGTTTTCCAGCGCCTCCTCATGCCAGAGGCTGGGTCGATTCCTCGCTGCGCAGGGTTTTGGCGTCTGGCTTTTCGATTGGCGAGGACATGGGCTGAATCAGTCAGTCAGCCACGATTACGACCTGGAAACTGTGGCCGAGCAGGACGTTGACAGCGCTCTTCAAGAGATTCTCCGCCAGGAGCAAGGTCGGTCCATGGTATTCATCGGGCATAGTGGTGGGGGCATTGCAGCAGCCATCTGGGCAGCGCGCCAGCCCGAGCGTGCGCAGGCGCATCTGGCCGGTCTCGTGTTGCTGGCCGCCCAGACGACCCATGCAGCTGCAATCTTTTCAGCGCGGATCGCCATCCACGGGTACAGGGCCTGGATAGGCCGTAGGCAATGGCTGACCGCAAGCTCAATGGTGGGCCCCGAGAGGGAAAGCGCTCGCCTGATGCGGCAGTGGTGCCATTGGAACCTGCGCCGCAGCTTTGTCGGGAAGGACGGCATGGATTATCTGAGCAGCCTGGCCCAGGTTCGGATTCCCGTTCTGGCACTGGCAGGATCTGCGGACCGTGTGATCGCTCCCTGGCGGGGCTGCGAAGCCCTTGCCAGGGCCTTCGGAGGGCCTGATGTGGAGTTTCTGCTATGCAGCAAGGCCGCAGGCTTTGCGGAGGACTACAGCCACAGTCGGTTGCTGATGTCCGGCAATGCGCAATCCGATGTGTTTCCCTGGATCGCGCAGTGGATCAGACTCAGGTCCGCACTGGCTCAATAG
- the ftsZ gene encoding cell division protein FtsZ: protein MPIDMIETEEFNQGTQIKVIGVGGGGGNAVDHMIERSVQGVEFITANTDAQALLRSRAHRTIHLGGSGLGAGSKPDKGRDAAEAAVEDIRAAIEGAHMLFITAGMGGGTGTGASPVIARVAKEMGILTVGVVTKPFEWEGGRRMQNADAGLAELEANVDSLIVVLNEKLLDVLGDDISQDEAFAHANDVLKNAVGGIAEIINEYGHVNVDFEDVRTVMGEPGKAMMGTAKAAGPDRARIAAEQAVACPLLEGIDLSGAKGVLVLVTAAKGSLKLSESRLAMSTINAYASPDAHVIYGAAYDDSLGDEIRVTVVATGLSRPNVRRQNIQVVQGGLRTGTDNVAVGLPPLGGMEYGTANTNVPSVWRTNRTQASERVSALASGGMDDVEIPAFLRKQAD from the coding sequence ATGCCTATCGACATGATTGAAACCGAAGAATTCAACCAAGGCACGCAGATCAAGGTGATCGGCGTCGGCGGCGGCGGCGGCAACGCCGTCGACCACATGATTGAACGCAGCGTTCAGGGCGTCGAATTCATTACGGCCAATACCGATGCTCAAGCTCTTTTGCGCAGCCGCGCTCACCGCACCATCCATCTGGGTGGCAGCGGCCTGGGTGCCGGCAGCAAGCCCGACAAGGGCCGCGATGCTGCGGAAGCTGCTGTGGAAGATATTCGCGCTGCCATCGAAGGCGCGCACATGCTCTTCATTACGGCAGGCATGGGTGGTGGTACGGGTACCGGTGCATCGCCTGTGATTGCACGAGTGGCCAAGGAAATGGGCATTCTGACGGTGGGTGTGGTGACCAAGCCTTTCGAGTGGGAAGGTGGTCGCCGCATGCAGAACGCTGACGCCGGCCTGGCCGAGTTGGAAGCGAATGTGGACTCGCTGATCGTTGTGCTCAACGAAAAGCTGCTCGATGTGCTGGGTGACGATATCTCCCAGGACGAGGCTTTTGCCCATGCCAACGATGTTCTGAAGAACGCCGTGGGCGGCATTGCCGAAATCATCAACGAGTACGGCCATGTGAACGTCGACTTCGAAGACGTGCGCACCGTGATGGGCGAGCCCGGCAAGGCCATGATGGGTACGGCCAAGGCCGCCGGTCCCGATCGTGCCCGTATCGCCGCCGAGCAGGCCGTGGCCTGCCCGCTGCTGGAAGGCATCGATCTGTCCGGCGCCAAGGGCGTGCTGGTGCTGGTGACGGCCGCCAAGGGCAGCCTGAAGCTGTCCGAGTCGCGTCTGGCCATGTCCACCATCAACGCCTATGCGTCTCCCGATGCGCATGTGATCTATGGCGCCGCCTACGATGACTCGCTGGGCGACGAGATCCGCGTGACCGTGGTGGCCACCGGCCTGTCGCGTCCCAATGTGCGTCGCCAGAACATCCAGGTGGTGCAGGGCGGTCTGCGTACCGGTACCGACAACGTGGCTGTGGGCCTGCCTCCCCTGGGCGGCATGGAATACGGCACGGCCAACACCAATGTGCCCAGCGTCTGGCGCACCAACCGCACCCAGGCTTCGGAGCGCGTGAGCGCTCTGGCCTCTGGCGGCATGGACGATGTGGAGATCCCGGCCTTCCTGCGCAAGCAGGCGGACTGA